ATCCCTTCACCAGGTGTCACTGCAGGTACCGTGGCGATGACCACTACATTTGAGCGGAGTGGGTCAAGCCCTGACCCATCTGAGGAGGCAACGAAACCTGACTCAGGTAGGCCATGCCACAGAGTCCAAAGGCAACAAAAAGTGAAAGTAACCTTAAACCTGCTCTCCAACTCAACACCTTGTTGCCAGTAGGTTGCCATTGTCACAGCTCACTGTTGTACGTATGTAGGAATATGTAATGGAAGCAGAGCCTCAGTAAATAAAAGGGGATTCAGAGATGTGAGTTTCCTAGTGTAAAGGATGTTTAAAggaaaagctttaaaaaaactttGCATGAAAAACTATTTTGTGAAAATTGGGACAGACCGGAAAAAGCAGACGTTGCAACAGAGAATAGAAGTGGTCACACTGCATGCTATCCATACAGAAAGACATAGAGAGTCAGGAGCTGGTCATCAAAGAGAAGTGCTTAGGTTTCGTggaaacaacacaaaacaggaaGCAAAAGTGGATCAAGAGGGGAAAGTCGTTGCTTTTGATGAATGCAAGAAATACTGTGAGTGTAGGCTTGTGTGTAATGGGCAGTGGTAGCGCTAGTAATTgcaaggttgccagttcaagcctagttgccactgttgggcccctgagctagACCCTAAATGCTCAaattgcactcagtcataattgtaagttgctttggataagcgTCAGCTAAACACCATAATTGTAAGATGAACAAGCAAGTATCATTTGACTTATGTAACCTACAATGGTgtgaaaaaagtgtttgccccttcctgatatcttatttttttgcatgtttgtcacacttaaatgtttcagatcatcaaacaaatttaaatattagacaaagataacacaagtaaacacaaaatgcagttttgaaatgaaggtttattattaagggaaaaaaaatccaaacctacatggccctgtgtgaaaaagtgattaccaaaacataaacaaaaacataaattaactgtggtttatcacatctatGGAAAGCTGacttcaatttctctagccacacccaggcctgattactgccacacctcttctcaatcaagaaatcatttaaattggacctgcctgacaaattGAAGTGAACCAAAAGATCcccaaaagctagacagcatgctgcgatccaaagaaattcaggaacaaatgagatacaaagtaactGAGATCTGTCaatctggaaaaggttataaaaccATTTCTAAAGTTTtaggactccagcgaaccacagtgagagccgtTATCCACAAATGATgtaaacatggaacagtggtgaacctttccaggagtggccggccaaCCAATATTACCCCAAGAGCACATTgatgactcatccaagaggtcacaaaagaccccacaacaacatccaaacaactgcaggcctcacttgcctcagttaagatcagtgttcatgactccaccataagaaagaaatgggcaaaaatggcctgcatggcagagttccaaaacaaaaaccactgctgagcaaaaagaacataaaggctcatctcagttttgccagaaaacatcttgatgatccccaagacaagacaaaagttgCATTTTTTGGAAgttgtatgtcccattacatctggtatAAAAGtaatacagcatttcagaaaaggaacatcataccaacagtaaaatatggtggtggtagtgtgatggtctggggctgttttgctgcttcaggacctggaagacttgctgtggtaaatggaaccatgaattctgctgtctaccaaaaaatcctgattgagaatgtccagccatctgtttgtgacctcaagcagAAGCGCACTTGGgatctgcagcaggacaatgatctgAAACACActagcaagtccacctctgaatggcttaagaaaaccaaaatgaagactttggtgTGGCCTAGtcagtcctgacctgaatccgattgagatgctgtggcattaccttaaaaaggcggttcatgctggAAAACCTaccaatgtggccgaattacaacaaagatgagtgggccaaaattctgcaaagatgagtgggccaaaattcctccacagagCTGTAAAAGATTCATTGCCAGCTATCGCAAAAGCTTgactgcagttgttgctgctaagggtggcccaaccagttattaggtttagggagcaatcactttttcacacagggccatgtaggtttggattttttccccccttaataataaaaaccttcatttaaaaactgcattttgtgtttacttgttagctttttctaatatttaaatttgtttaatgatctgaaacatttaagtgtgacaaacatgcaaaaaaataagatatcatgAAGGGGGCACAccactgtatatgtatgtgttataAGTATATTTAATTGCATGCAAGTAAACATATGCAGATTTATATGTGCAAAGGTTACAGCTTTTATCCAAcattattttcactttaaagtgtgggtgtgtgggtgttgtagAGGCAATCTTGGAAATCGCCTCTGCTTTCTGCACACTGTGCTCTGGCTCCGCCCATAGCCACGAGCGTGGGGATTACCAGGAAGAGGATCGCTATATGACTAGCATGCTAGGATTCCCGTTTAAAGAGAAGCGCTTCCCAGGAACTAGTAACTACCCACAGTACTGTACTTCTACcacaacaggaaacaggaaactggactatttgtttatatgactgacatttttaaaactctaATACTCTATGAATAAAGGTGCTgcataaattgtttttatagacatttttgttgattttttacttttatttttgtttgcattatttttatttgtaccATTTTATAGATGAATTCTATTtattgcatgtgtttatttacttagatttttttaatgtatccCATTGTATCCCATTGTTTAGTCTATGAAGCTTTATAACAAGTTTCtaaatgtgtgtatgactgatgttttgagagaaaaaaatattatagcAAAGATTTTAAAGATGAAAGGAAGATTGCAATGAAGAGGATGATGGCAAGGTTGAAAATCTCCACAGCAGCACCGTCATCACTTTGTTTAAATCAGtgtaaaactttttttatgACAGCTGAAACAGAGAGCATGACAGAGTGTGGGCAttggcgggggtgtgtgtgtgtgtatgtgtgtgtgtgtgtgtgtgtgtgtgtgtgtgtgtgtgtgtgtgtgtgtgtgtgtgtgtgtgtgtgtgtgtgtgtgtgtgtgtgtaagtaagtaagtaagtaaggaAGTGCAAAACATTACACAACCTAAAAACCCAACTGTCAAAACTGGAAATGGAAGCGTTGTACTACTCTGCAGCAGATTGGCcatatttcacttttgtttacAAATATCCAACTGCATTTCTGAATACAGTACACTCAAATTACATATGCACATTACACCACTATTCATGCACATCTCATGCACATAGAACCATCATCCATCAACCATCATCCATGACCATGGTCAATATTGACTCCTCTCATAATTTTGAAGTAGCCCTGAATGCTCTGAAGCATCGTTCGGTTTCAGGGTGATGCTTTTGTGACACAAGATTGATCATCCAgaaaggacaaaacaaaaagcagaacGATTGCTTTCCAGCATTAGGGAGTCCCTGGGGGAAAGTGATCAAGTGAGATTGAAAGAGATAGCAGGAGGTTCCATCTCAACAGGATGGGGACTCTCCAGGAAGGAGAGGTTCTTTTTCATCAATCGCAGTCTCACTATTACATTCTCAATTTCATTTGTCAATTGGTTACCAAGCCATGTCAAATAGGCTATACGCAACATGCAAGCAATGTACTTAGAATCCCTGGTAACTTTCAGACATGCTGTTTTGCCTTAAGCACATTCTGAAGCTCTCATCAGAAAGTACTGTAAAAGTCCAGCCTATGGTCACACCAGCGGCCTCCAATCCTAAGCCTGGAAGACTGCAGCCCTGCACATCTTAGAGTTTCTCCACTCTTGAGTAAACTGGGGCCCTGTGGCCCATGGGTTTCCAGCCAGAGAGATTCTAGACCGCCACAGTTTGAATAGCCAGAGAGGTTCTAGACCATGGCATTCTGAACAGCCAGAGAGGTTCTAGACCATGCCCCTCCTATTCACCACAGTGGGAGAACACTAATGACTAGTAACCAAAAACAGTTGGATGCTGtttattcacaatttaaaacttTCTTGGCTTTGTCATAAACATTGAGTAAAATGACCTATGATTGAGTAAAATGTCCCTGCAGGTGACCTTGATACCACAGGCCTGTAGATGGAGATCCATTCACGAGCTTGAAGAACATTTAGTGGGACATTAGTAACGTTTGTGTTCCAAAGAACAGATGTGATGGGGATGAAGGGAAAATGCGGCCTGAAACATGCCCAAAAAATTCCACTGCACGGAAAACCACCAGGTTTTGAAACAAATagtaaaaatatgcaaatatatgttttggggggaggggggaatataaaattatatattttatatatataaaatatatgactGCAAAAGTCTGCAAAGATGTCACAACAGACATCTTTGTGATGTAGCAGATGAAACTATCTCACAGCATCTTATGAGTGGCTCTTCCCAGGGTCTGGATGCCCTTAAGTTATCATAGGGAACAAGGGAAATCAGATCAGTGAAAACCCAAAAAGCGGGAACATTACTGGCCCTTGCAGTGTTGGAGATCCTTGGTTTCCACACAGAAGGCAATGTATTCTCCTCTGTACAGTTACAGCTGTGCTGGTTAGGAATGGAGGCCTGTGAGATGAATTTACATTTCAGGAATAATTTAGCTGAAACTACATCATGCAAATAACAATCAATAtgcaaataacaaaataatccACATTCTGGTCAATCAATTACTTTTACCTTTAGTTTCTCACTTCCCCAGATGGTTCAACTTTTTAGTTTACATGAACCTTTACCTGAACTGGATACTTTTCACTTCCTATTGTGCAGATGCCCACAAAAGCACTATTCCTGGCAGTGAGTCCCCATCTCATTGCCATTTATACTGTGTACTGGTGCGTACTGGTGCGTACTGGTGcgtactggtgtgtactggtgtgttcTCACAGCCCCCAGACATGCATCTTTATGATGGGGGCATTATTGCACTGAAACTGTTTTTGGTTTCTGATTTTGAaaccatttccttttttctttttttctttatttagccaaattttcatttctatttttcctcatttaaactttttttttttttaagattatttaaagctaaaaataaagacaacGGTAGTGTTGTACAATTTCTTTCTTGTCAGGTTTCCAGAGTTTCGCCGGTACATAAGGGCATCCCCCAAAGTTGCGTACGACGTAAAAACGAGACTCCATTGTGCGTTGTACCGCTGcaccaaaaagagaaaaacccCTGCGATATATCGAAAACCACTGAAACCAATTTATGAAACAATATTTGAAgagcaaattattattattattattgttgttgttgttgttgttgttgttgttgttgttgttcacgTGCTCACACTATAATACTGTTCCTACTGTTAACTACTTAACTACTGTTAAGGAATAAACTAAAAAGTAATTCATGACTATCATGATTTACAggattattttttgtattttgccaTTCATATGCCATTCTTATTATATATTAACAGTCCTACTGTTGatatttatttactaaaatgTATTACAGTCAATGATagttaatgaatgaattaaagaggaagagggaaaacCGCATGCAAAACCGAAACGACCGAAACTCCAGAATATATTCTCAGAGATTTTCATTCGTACAGTCATTAGCAACAAGGAAAGCATAGTACACAGGTTAGAACGGAGCTCACTTGTACGTTTCACGTTTGGCCGCCTTTCAAGGTAAGATGCTTTACATTAGTGACTGACTGATTCTGGCGCAGGGGCCTCCGCGGCTGGCTTGATTGTTAGCGCAGGTGGGCCGAGGTTTGATACTTAGCtatttatcttttaaaatatgtgttcTTGTAGATATTATGGGACATGTTGTACCTAATGTCATGAGTCGTATCTGATACTAGTGTAGGCAGTAAAGGGTGAGTACTGAATACcttgctttgaaaagctgtggGTGATGCATTCAGCTGAGCTCGAATTCGCGGTCCCCTTAAGAAATCAAGTCCGTAAAAAGAATTTGTTTCGTTTGACGAAATGTCAGTTGTCCTACGTTTATTAACTCAGCATCATTTGATAGCCTAAACGAGGACAGcaaaatttgaacttttttttttttttttgcttcccaaaGTAAAGTCGGACGTTTTACGCTGAgctcaaatctgtttttagaattattCTATCACGTATGGTTTTTAAGTCCGTagattttacattaattatatattattcacAAATAAGGCTGTCATTAAAACTCGAACTCGCGTACTTCTAAAATTCACAGTGTTTGAGTTTTGACACTTTTGTCCTCAGGAGCATCCctgttcagtgtccagcagtagtcggCTAACAAACAGGCCATCCACGGTCCATAGTACCGCTGCTCCACAATATACACATGGACATACGAgtaaactagaaaaaaaacactatggtgatagagaaattctgaaaacatatttggatgcagcgtgcaaaaatacataataaacaagtATGTTTGCAGGAAGCGAAATCCCTGTTGATCAAAAATAGAAGAACGAACATTTTCTGATTCGGAATAGCATTTTATAAGTTTCCTTAAACCTACAAGTTGTTGATTTTATATCTGATCCAGTTCTATGTAACCCTCGCATTCTTTAGAAACGAAGGGTCGTTTGTAGCGCTTTGCCATTATTTGTCTGTAAACGTGTTTTGTTGTCCTTAATTCTTTTTAAGGATGAATTGGCTCGTTTCGTTTATTTTCGGAagatacaaatattttatttatttatttatttattttaattaaatttggaTGTTTTTCCTTAGTTATTCGCAGTTATATTCTGTTCTATATTATTACCTCATTGCATATATTAGGACTGTTGCTCAACTTGTCTCTCCTACTAGATGGCACTGAGCAGAATAGTGCTGTGCATTTACACGCTGGCTGTGGTGTGCGAAGGCTGCTGTGCGCCTGTGGCGCAGGCGTCGCTCTCGTTCCCAAACTCATTAAGACTGACGCGAACGCTTCGGGCACGAGTacagcagctcctccagagcTACGTAAGGAGACACGGGCACTCATATTGCCAGTGGAGCTGGCCATTTATTTGGATGTCCAATTAtacttattttctatttatttaaatggttacatgtttctttttatgtgaCAGAAAGAGCAGCAGTTCGGAGACAGAAACTTTGAAGACAGACGACTCATATTAAACACTCTACCGTCAGTCACCATAAACTATAGATCCTGGCTAcaaatacaggtgtgtgtgtgtgtgtgtgtgtgtgtgtgtgtgtgtgtgtgtgtgtgtgtgtgtgtgagagagagagagagagagagagagagagagagacactattATCACTGTCAAACAAATTAATACAGAGTaccattttaattgtattatattttgctGTGACAATAGATTTCCATCTTTAatgggtatgtgtgtaggaCTATGAGTGAATACTTGTATGAGTTTGTAAGACTGAGTGattgtacctgtatgtgtgtatgcgatTGTACTTCTGTTTGTGACACTATGCGATTGTACCTGTATTTTTGTGGGTGTAGGACACCGAGTGACTctacttgtatgtgtgtgtgtgtaggacatgCAGCGACTCTATATTGCTTCGCATAATCTTCGCACTTTCTGGGAGCACCTGGAGGCCCAGCGGCAGAAGCTGGAGCTGGAGGGTGAGGAGGGGCGAGAACACCAAAGCCAGCGCCGCAACAAACGAGCACGGCCACAACTCTCCTTGGCCCAGAGCATTCTGATAGTTCAGCTAGACCTGCGGGACCTCTTGAAACAAGTCAGCtttcaggtacacacacacacacaccttccttcCTTCTTGCTTTTTTTAGTTGATCACACACACCTTGTTCCATACAAAATCATTTCTGAGACTCTCATGTCCTCAAACTTTGAGACTCTCAAATCCTTAAACACaaccacacgcacaccaacAAAGACATAATgtcatactgacacacacagacacacacagacacaatacgGGCCTGAGGAATTGTAGTTCTTCTGCCCTGTTGCAGACTCCGGCTTGCTCTCAGCTGGGGTGAGGGAGCTTTTCACCATTCCTCCCACTACCATTGCAAAACCGGTGAGGTGTGATCAGAGCATGTGTCAAAAGTCCAGAGGAACTACCAAGCCTATATATACACCaggaaattctttttttttgttcaatctCAATATTTTGGAAGACTTTCCAATATTCTGGCGAGTTTCATTCAGAGCAGACTGTGGCGGCGGGGCTATTTGTGTAGTTTCCTGCCCGTTCTGAATGCCTGACATCTCGGATGTGGCAGGTGGTTTTAGTAGGTTTCTGCGCTACTGTGCGCCTCCTTTAGCCCCTGGCCGTCCAAAGAACCGGCCCTGTGATGTTGTACACGATTCAGCTCTGCTGATGATCGAAAGCTCCCTGTGCCACATGCAGCGTATGATGAAAGTCTTTgtctctttttcattctctgtACAGCTGCTCAACATGAAAGACTCCAGAGGGGGCACCACCTCCAGTTCCACACAGACCCCGCCTCCCACCAGTAGCTtctccagccccaccccccgCACCCCTGTCAACCACGCCCTCCAGAgcccaaacccctcccccacgtCTTCACCAACCTCACACTCAAGGTCCGCAAGCCCCGCCTCATCCTCCAGCCCCCTAGCCGACATGAGGGTGGGCAGCCCCTCCCACTCTGCCCTGAGTATGATCTTGACCTCAACACCCTGGGACATGGAAGTCCTCAATGGAAGACGGAGCACATCTGTACACATGGAAGTCACCTCTAGCCGTGAAGAAACATCCCAAACCTCTACGATCCCTCTGCCCAGGGACAGAAAACGTCCGGTGGGCAAGACCACTGCCAGAGGAGGTTCAGGGTCATCCAGGTGGGTGTCACGCCTGGAGGGTTATGTCATCCTCAGAGATCTGGAGCTGTACCTGGGCCGCCTGGCCCGAGATTACACACTGCTGAGTGCCAAACACTagcaacacaaaaacatatacacatgcagtACACGCaggcaaaggaaaaaaaaatttaaaaataaaaaagatttaaaaaaaaaaaggaaaccaaaTAGTGAACCAAGTAGAGCATTCACACAATATTCCAGAAGCCAATATTCCAGGGCCACACTGATTATAGCGTATGTACCTCAAAGTGTGTTCGGTTACAACTGTTAATTTTTATAATTCGTTCATGCTGCATTTAGTCCTCCATCTTAAagtttgtctgtatttgtaaaGATGGAGAAACAGTGCTAATATTTCTGCACTTCtctagtgttttttttaagtcatgtTAAACATTGTGAACTTTCATATTCATGAAAGCGAGGCAGCTATGGTGTGTCCGACTGTGAGTCACCAAACACGGAGCGTTTCGAGTTGCATGAAAGCGACACAGATCTACAACGCCCTACACATGGGTTTGAGATGGTGTGGTCTGCACATTAGATCCAGCCAAACccttcagagtgggagtgagttGAAGCTCTGGAGGAGAAACGCACTGCTCAGAACAGCCTCTGTTTGGTAGTCCTAGTGTGTTAGAAGCACAGCCAGTCTGGCTCAGTGTTTGTCTGGTCGGACTCCTAAACTTAAAGTGTTTCTTAAGccactgttatttatttattacttattacaAAGAACTGTGAATTGGGAAATTATACCAAGTAAACATTGCACTGAGTTTGTGATGACAAATAgccttaaaaaagaaaacaggaactTGTGTACTTTCTAGCAGTGTCCAGGTCGGACAGGCTCTGAGAACATGAAGCTAGAGTCTAAGCATCGTTACGATTGGCTGTCTGTGAAGATTAACTGTAAACCCATTTTACTCACAGTCCTCAGTTGAGGACTTAAGAAAGAAATTAATAAGAGCATGTACCCTGACAGGCTGACTACAGCCCGAGTTCTACCACTGTGGTATTTCCCAAATTGCCCCCACTTCCTCCTTGGTCCAGGAATCAACCAATTAGCTATCAGGCTGTGTGCAGGACCAAATAATTCtgtttccctccctctcttctgtaCTTTCCACCCTCATGATGCTTGTGCAGTATTTAttccaatatttatttttttatttatttaagatatAATGACAATAAGcagtttgtgttttgaatgtttatttttttaatctatttattgatttttattaagttggattttgtgtttaaacaatacaaatgttatggtcttatttaaacatttgcatatgtaatgatgagcaaataaaaatacttaGCATTTAGTggcttgtgtgaatgtgtgtatccATGTCCAAATGTGGACAGATGCAGGAAACAGTAAAAGAATTGTCAATGGCAGCATTCTTGTGAACCAGTATCTCAACTGTAGAACTACAGGACTCATCTGCACAATCCAGGCTAGTAGTTAGTGTTTAAAGGCATGTTAGTACATTAAAACCTGCGCgtcaaaataatgcaaaattcTACCCTTCTGCTTATTCCTAATGCATCGGCCTACAAGAAACAAACCaggcataaaacaaacattaccaAAACATCTAAATAGTCTGCATCAGTAACACCTCAAgctgaaaacaaacagatgcaaGATACGTACAAAACAAATCCTGGAAATCTATGGCAGTGGCCAAAGTCCTTAAAATGTATTGAAACAGTGTTCACACAGAATTCAAACAGCACTCAAACAGCAATTAGGACTTTTTCATCTTCTTGCAAGGTTGGAGCATGCACATAGGAGTAGGTCGGGGTGCCTTTTATCGTCTGTGGAAAACACTGTCTAACAAAACACTGCTGCAGGTCCATGTCTGACCCCCAGGTTTATGACCCCTCAGTCAGGGACTTGCATCAGCAGTCAGGTCAAAGTTCATTCCAGCACTTTGGCAGGCCTAAGATGGCAAGAAGGATCTTTGAAGCCCCACGCTGTGATTTTTAAAGCTGGATCGTTTACATTACCCTGATTCCAATGTTTTGTCTGAAGAACCTGGGACAACTTTAGCCCATTGTACACCCATAAATGGTTCTGATTCTACTGTTTGTTAAACTACGTAAACAAAGCTTTTTAAACAAATCTTCAAAATGAAATTTCTTTCAGGGCTAATGCCTTTCTGTTTTACTATCGAGTTGTGTACTGTGACTGTGCATTAGAACAGGGTTGCACATACACCAGCTCTTTCCCTTTGTGGTCAGCTGAGGTGGGGTCACTGCTTTTCTGAACTCAAATGGCAGAGGGAACCTTTAAAAAATGGCTAAGCTGTTTGTGTCAAGGCTGGAAGTAGCCTAGCACAGAGCAGATGTTTCAGTCTTCAAATCTACACAGCATTGCACCTTAGATGAAACTTCATTTTACCTAAAGCCACGACACATCAGGAAGGTGATGTCATTGGGTACAGCATTCGTGGAAAGTCAGAACAATAGTGTCTGCAAGAGGTGTGAAAATGCTTTGTCTATAAGTGCAAAATGTCAAGGAAGACAAGCTTGAGTCAACGATACAAAATATTAGGGACATTCTAGAAACAATCCACATCTGAGTACTGTGGCTTGACGTTTGGTGTCACAGGTCATGAGGGAGCAGTAAAGTAGCTCAGCTATCGAAATGAATCCTTTACCAACGATGAACTGCTTTCACAACTGGCAAAATTCTCGCTAGTCTAATTAACTCAATGTTTAAAGGTttagaaatgacattttaaaagggGTTCCAGGTTTTTGCTTTGGTGCACTAATGTGGTTTACTGTCACTGTGTTCAttgttcatctgtgtttcaACGTTGCTATACCTGAAGTGGTGCTGTAGCTTTGTTGACTCATAATACAGCTAGAGGTGAAGTCACATTTCACCAACAaagttttgtctttttcatcGACTGACAGCACAGAAGTGCATTTCCAGTGTGCTTTCAACGGGTACTAAA
This is a stretch of genomic DNA from Electrophorus electricus isolate fEleEle1 chromosome 6, fEleEle1.pri, whole genome shotgun sequence. It encodes these proteins:
- the LOC113591630 gene encoding uncharacterized protein LOC113591630, giving the protein MALSRIVLCIYTLAVVCEGCCAPVAQASLSFPNSLRLTRTLRARVQQLLQSYKEQQFGDRNFEDRRLILNTLPSVTINYRSWLQIQDMQRLYIASHNLRTFWEHLEAQRQKLELEGEEGREHQSQRRNKRARPQLSLAQSILIVQLDLRDLLKQVSFQVHTHTHLPSFLLFLVDHTHLVPYKIISETLMSSNFETLKSLNTTTHSGLLSAGVRELFTIPPTTIAKPLLNMKDSRGGTTSSSTQTPPPTSSFSSPTPRTPVNHALQSPNPSPTSSPTSHSRSASPASSSSPLADMRVGSPSHSALSMILTSTPWDMEVLNGRRSTSVHMEVTSSREETSQTSTIPLPRDRKRPVGKTTARGGSGSSRWVSRLEGYVILRDLELYLGRLARDYTLLSAKH